Proteins encoded by one window of Vigna radiata var. radiata cultivar VC1973A chromosome 5, Vradiata_ver6, whole genome shotgun sequence:
- the LOC106760629 gene encoding receptor-like cytosolic serine/threonine-protein kinase RBK1 isoform X1, with amino-acid sequence MSAETQRVVVIQDASRDVSSKAILGALEKFSVKAGDQLIIVAILDWISSPSMFSFLPRKPMGYMVRVDSSSMMISTNQKIIGKWHTKKKKEYLMNENIKEISNYCKLNEIGFQVEVLVGPTAEVASTAAKDFRATSLILFRQIHKDMKYFMRRHPCGMYRITSDNSIERLKDPKSTSSTKSLVDRQENVSYKEMFPGSEEEERSLQMCRSSSSDMLTSTGASSQWSTEVSNSSFGSFRYGHQHQEGNFYSNIEQETAGNRSLFHISENEEMNQSEVDKKEKHGRNNEKSHMEEEFTNPLCSVCNNRRPKVGLQIDFTYAELFAATKGFSPNNFLSEGGFGSVYKGLLNGMKIAVKQHKNAGFQGEKEFKSEVNLLSKARHENVVVLLGSCSEGTNRLLVYEYVCNGSLDQHLSEHSRSPLSWEDRINIAIGAAKGLLYLHKNKMIHRDVRPNNILITHDHHPLIGDFGLARSQNEDSIHSTEVVGTLGYLAPEYAEHGKVSSKTDVYSFGVVLLQLITGMRTTDKRLGGRSLVGWARPLLKERNYPDLIDERIIKAHDVHQLFWMVRIAEKCLSREPQRRLNMIQVVDALTDIVEGRTCDSILRDYSPARSYSIYSASDSDESEDEMKESFKCEDESPTHCSEFIDSNSTSQMMHMNLRQPPSPPIQSVSLSSSSSHNFHDESTSGGEAIEISKSNGGSSISRC; translated from the exons ATGAGTGCAGAAACTCAGAGGGTAGTGGTGATCCAAGATGCATCAAGAGATGTTAGTTCAAAAGCTATCCTTGGAGCCCTGGAAAAGTTTTCAGTTAAAGCTGGAGATCAGCTTATAATTGTTGCTATCCTTGATTGGATTAGCAGTCCcagtatgttttcttttcttccaagaAAGCCTA TGGGTTACATGGTCAGAGTTGATTCCAGTTCAATGATGATTTCAACAAACCAGAAAATAATTGGAAAATGGCAtaccaaaaaaaagaaagaatatctCATGAACGAGAACATCAAGGAGATTTCCAACTACTGTAAATTGAATGAG ATTGGATTCCAAGTTGAAGTGCTTGTAGGCCCTACTGCAGAGGTTGCCTCTACTGCTGCCAAGGATTTTCGGGCCAcaagtttgattttatttag ACAGATCCACAAAGATATGAAGTATTTCATGCGCCGGCATCCTTGTGGCATGTATAGGATAACAAGTGACAATTCAATTGAGAGGTTGAAAGATCCAAAATCAACATCCAGCACCAAATCACTTGTTGACAGGCAAGAAAATGTAAGCTATAAAGAAATGTTTCCAGGAAGTGAAGAGGAAGAACGTTCTCTTCAGA TGTGCAGGTCTTCATCAAGTGATATGTTGACATCAACTGGAGCCTCAAGTCAGTGGAGTACAGAAGTCTCCAATTCTAGTTTTGGAAGCTTCCGATATGGCCATCAACACCAAGAGGGAAATTTCTATTCAAATATAGAACAAGAAACAGCAGGGAACCGATCACTATTTCACATTTCAGAGAATGAAGAAATGAACCAATCGGAAGTagataaaaaagagaaacacggtagaaataatgaaaaatctCATATGGAGGAAGAATTTACAAATCCACTTTGTTCAGTGTGCAATAATCGACGACCAAAAGTTGGATTGCAGATAGATTTCACTTATGCAGAGCTCTTTGCTGCTACAAAAGGATTTTCTCCCAATAACTTTCTCTCAGAAGGAGGATTCGGATCTGTCTACAAAGGACTGCTTAATGGAATGAAGATTGCTGTTAAGCAACATAAAAATGCAGGTTTCCAAGGAGAGAAGGAGTTTAAGTCTGAAGTGAATTTACTTAGCAAAGCAAGACATGAGAATGTGGTTGTGCTGCTAGGTTCATGCTCAGAAGGAACTAATAGGCTTCTTGTGTATGAATATGTTTGCAATGGTTCACTTGACCAACATCTATCAG AACATTCTCGGTCACCTCTTAGTTGGGAAGATAGGATCAATATAGCAATTGGAGCTGCCAAAGGCTTACTATACTTACACAAGAATAAAATGATACACAGAGATGTGAGACCAAATAATATCCTTATAACACATGATCATCATCCATTG ATAGGAGACTTTGGATTAGCAAGAAGTCAAAATGAAGACTCGATACACTCAACTGAAGTTGTTGGAACTTTGGGGTACTTGGCACCAGAATATGCAGAACATGGGAAAGTGTCTAGCAAAACAGATGTATACTCTTTTGGAGTGGTTCTACTGCAGCTAATAACAGGAATGAGAACTACAGATAAAAGACTTGGAGGAAGAAGTCTTGTGGGATGG GCAAGGCCACTTTTAAAAGAGAGGAACTATCCAGATTTAATTGATGAAAGAATCATTAAGGCTCATGATGTCCATCAACTATTTTGGATGGTTCGAATAGCTGAGAAATGTCTAAGCAGAGAGCCTCAAAGGAGACTAAATATGATTCAG GTTGTTGATGCTTTGACTGACATTGTGGAAGGCAGAACATGTGACAGCATCTTAAGAGATTACTCCCCAGCAAGGTCATATTCGATTTATAGTGCATCAGACTCTGATGAATCTGAAGATGAAATGAAGGAATCCTTCAAGTGCGAAGATGAATCACCAACTCACTGTTCAGAATTCATAGATAGTAATAGCACAAGTCAGATGATGCACATGAATTTAAGACAGCCA
- the LOC106760629 gene encoding probable receptor-like protein kinase At3g17420 isoform X2 has translation MSAETQRVVVIQDASRDVSSKAILGALEKFSVKAGDQLIIVAILDWISSPMGYMVRVDSSSMMISTNQKIIGKWHTKKKKEYLMNENIKEISNYCKLNEIGFQVEVLVGPTAEVASTAAKDFRATSLILFRQIHKDMKYFMRRHPCGMYRITSDNSIERLKDPKSTSSTKSLVDRQENVSYKEMFPGSEEEERSLQMCRSSSSDMLTSTGASSQWSTEVSNSSFGSFRYGHQHQEGNFYSNIEQETAGNRSLFHISENEEMNQSEVDKKEKHGRNNEKSHMEEEFTNPLCSVCNNRRPKVGLQIDFTYAELFAATKGFSPNNFLSEGGFGSVYKGLLNGMKIAVKQHKNAGFQGEKEFKSEVNLLSKARHENVVVLLGSCSEGTNRLLVYEYVCNGSLDQHLSEHSRSPLSWEDRINIAIGAAKGLLYLHKNKMIHRDVRPNNILITHDHHPLIGDFGLARSQNEDSIHSTEVVGTLGYLAPEYAEHGKVSSKTDVYSFGVVLLQLITGMRTTDKRLGGRSLVGWARPLLKERNYPDLIDERIIKAHDVHQLFWMVRIAEKCLSREPQRRLNMIQVVDALTDIVEGRTCDSILRDYSPARSYSIYSASDSDESEDEMKESFKCEDESPTHCSEFIDSNSTSQMMHMNLRQPPSPPIQSVSLSSSSSHNFHDESTSGGEAIEISKSNGGSSISRC, from the exons ATGAGTGCAGAAACTCAGAGGGTAGTGGTGATCCAAGATGCATCAAGAGATGTTAGTTCAAAAGCTATCCTTGGAGCCCTGGAAAAGTTTTCAGTTAAAGCTGGAGATCAGCTTATAATTGTTGCTATCCTTGATTGGATTAGCAGTCCca TGGGTTACATGGTCAGAGTTGATTCCAGTTCAATGATGATTTCAACAAACCAGAAAATAATTGGAAAATGGCAtaccaaaaaaaagaaagaatatctCATGAACGAGAACATCAAGGAGATTTCCAACTACTGTAAATTGAATGAG ATTGGATTCCAAGTTGAAGTGCTTGTAGGCCCTACTGCAGAGGTTGCCTCTACTGCTGCCAAGGATTTTCGGGCCAcaagtttgattttatttag ACAGATCCACAAAGATATGAAGTATTTCATGCGCCGGCATCCTTGTGGCATGTATAGGATAACAAGTGACAATTCAATTGAGAGGTTGAAAGATCCAAAATCAACATCCAGCACCAAATCACTTGTTGACAGGCAAGAAAATGTAAGCTATAAAGAAATGTTTCCAGGAAGTGAAGAGGAAGAACGTTCTCTTCAGA TGTGCAGGTCTTCATCAAGTGATATGTTGACATCAACTGGAGCCTCAAGTCAGTGGAGTACAGAAGTCTCCAATTCTAGTTTTGGAAGCTTCCGATATGGCCATCAACACCAAGAGGGAAATTTCTATTCAAATATAGAACAAGAAACAGCAGGGAACCGATCACTATTTCACATTTCAGAGAATGAAGAAATGAACCAATCGGAAGTagataaaaaagagaaacacggtagaaataatgaaaaatctCATATGGAGGAAGAATTTACAAATCCACTTTGTTCAGTGTGCAATAATCGACGACCAAAAGTTGGATTGCAGATAGATTTCACTTATGCAGAGCTCTTTGCTGCTACAAAAGGATTTTCTCCCAATAACTTTCTCTCAGAAGGAGGATTCGGATCTGTCTACAAAGGACTGCTTAATGGAATGAAGATTGCTGTTAAGCAACATAAAAATGCAGGTTTCCAAGGAGAGAAGGAGTTTAAGTCTGAAGTGAATTTACTTAGCAAAGCAAGACATGAGAATGTGGTTGTGCTGCTAGGTTCATGCTCAGAAGGAACTAATAGGCTTCTTGTGTATGAATATGTTTGCAATGGTTCACTTGACCAACATCTATCAG AACATTCTCGGTCACCTCTTAGTTGGGAAGATAGGATCAATATAGCAATTGGAGCTGCCAAAGGCTTACTATACTTACACAAGAATAAAATGATACACAGAGATGTGAGACCAAATAATATCCTTATAACACATGATCATCATCCATTG ATAGGAGACTTTGGATTAGCAAGAAGTCAAAATGAAGACTCGATACACTCAACTGAAGTTGTTGGAACTTTGGGGTACTTGGCACCAGAATATGCAGAACATGGGAAAGTGTCTAGCAAAACAGATGTATACTCTTTTGGAGTGGTTCTACTGCAGCTAATAACAGGAATGAGAACTACAGATAAAAGACTTGGAGGAAGAAGTCTTGTGGGATGG GCAAGGCCACTTTTAAAAGAGAGGAACTATCCAGATTTAATTGATGAAAGAATCATTAAGGCTCATGATGTCCATCAACTATTTTGGATGGTTCGAATAGCTGAGAAATGTCTAAGCAGAGAGCCTCAAAGGAGACTAAATATGATTCAG GTTGTTGATGCTTTGACTGACATTGTGGAAGGCAGAACATGTGACAGCATCTTAAGAGATTACTCCCCAGCAAGGTCATATTCGATTTATAGTGCATCAGACTCTGATGAATCTGAAGATGAAATGAAGGAATCCTTCAAGTGCGAAGATGAATCACCAACTCACTGTTCAGAATTCATAGATAGTAATAGCACAAGTCAGATGATGCACATGAATTTAAGACAGCCA